In Arthrobacter sp. Marseille-P9274, the sequence GCGCTCCCGTTCCGCGGCCGGCACCAGCTGCAGGTAGACGGGGTGGTTGAAGACGCGCTTGCGGACCTGGTGGCAGAACGGCAGCACGGACAGCCGGCGGCTGTGCGCGTCCGCCAACGCGGTGCGGATCAGCCGGTCCTCCAAGTCCGTGTCCCGGTGCTCCTGGTCCACCGCCGTGTAAAGGAGCCACATCTGGTCGCCCTCGATGCGGTAGTGCAGGGACCCTGCGACCGCTCCATCAACGTAGGCGTCGTACTGCGAAGCACCAAAGTTGTTTCGAATGACCTGCATGCTCTCTCCTCTGTTTCTCCCCTTCAGTCCCGACCGTAGCTGGGGGCCGGCATTACGGGCTGAAGAGTCAGCGGAGCCTCGCCCTCAAGGATCGGCCCCGCCATCGGATCTTGCTTACAGGGTAAGCAAAGCATGCTTACTTTATTTCTGCAAAACGTTCCACCGGATTTGGTCGAATTTTTCGTCAGTTGCGCAGCGCGTCGAGCCGCTCGAGCAGATGCTCCAGCGATTCCTCGAACTCCTGCTCGGCCCGGTCCTCGGAGAGCAGGGCCTGGAACCGCTGCAGCAGCGGGTACTCCGACAGGTCGGCGGCGCGGGGCGGACGCGGCTCGACCTCTTCGGTCGGCCCGACGTCCGCCCCCATGGCCGAAACCTCGAGCAGCAGATGCCCCAGCAGGAAACTGCTGAAGGCGCGGTAGGCATCGACGGCCGCCCGACGGCTGAAGCCCGAGGCCGTCAAGGCGGCGAGGAAGGACTCCACCCAGCGCAGGCTACGCAGCGGCGGCCTGACCCAAGGCGCCTCGGTCGGCCGCGTGGCAATCAACGGAAACACCTGCGGACGCGCCATCGCCAGCCGCCGCAGCCCGTGCGCCAGGCGCAGCAGGTAGTCCTGCCAGCCGTGGACGGGCTCCACGGTGACTTCCGGGTCGCTGTAGAGCTCGTCCACAACGGTTTCCACGATGCCGTCCAGCAGGTCTTCCCGCGAATGCACGTAGCGGTAGAGCGACATCGCTTCGACGCCCAGTTCCCGCCCAAGCCGGCGCATGGTGAGCTGCCGAACCCCGAAGCGTTCCACATATTCGACGCCGGCGTCCAGGATCATCCCACGCTCCAGGCGGGCACGTTCGGCGCCGGGCTCCTGGCTTCCGCCATGGCCTGCTGACGCTGGACCGGACACTGACAGCCCCTTCCCTGCGGCTCAGTCCAGCGTACGCGCCGCGGGCAATGCCTGTCTCAGCATCCGGAACATCGGCCTGGTCGGGTTATGCCGAAGGAGAACTGGCCCCCAGGCATTCGACCGGCCCTTGCTTACGCCGTAAGCTTTCGGTATGGACGAAGAGCTGAAACACGTTTGGGTCGCCTCGGCGGCGGTCGAATCCCTGCAGGGTGAAATCGACCAGGCCGAAAGCCACCTGGACACCGCCATCGATGAGGCGGTGAAGGCCGGCGCCGACCCTGACGCCATCGGCAACGCGGCAAACCTCACCGCTCGCGAGCTGAGCGAACGGGTTCCGACCCTGCCGGTCGAGCCGGCCTAAACACTCTCCGAGCGAGAGGCTGGCGCTTTGCAAGCCAGCAAAACGGAAGCACCGCCGCAACTGACGCTGCAGCGGTGCTTGAATCCCGTTCCATCCTGAGGCCGGACCGGCTCAGGCTACTGTGCCTGCTGCCGATTCGCCGGACAGGCTGACCGTGAACACGTTGGGTCCGCTGCGCGTAACCCGCACCCGGTCCCTCGGAGCATTCGCCTTGGTGGATACGTGCGCAATGGCGGCTTCCAGGGTGTGATCCATCGTGGAGTGGTCCCAGATCTTGAGCGTCATTGAGTGCGATTCAAAGTTCATGCACCGCTGCTTTCTTCGTCGATTTCCGCCACCTCGTCGCTGAGGAAGCGGGTCCACTCTATCCGGCGACGCCTGGTCAGCTCATCGAATGTGACCGAAAGTGACCGTACGCACAAGCTTTGACCTGCCGGGCATCCATGGGCAGATCGGCCCGGGAACGCGCCTACTACCCGCTCTCGACCGCCATGTTGGCGAACCGCGAGTAGTGGCCCTGGAAGCCCACCACGATGGTCTTCGTGGGACCGTTACGGTGCTTCGCCACGATCACGTCCGCCTCGCCGGCGCGGGGAGACTCCTTGTCGTAGATGTCTTCGCGGTGCAGCAGGATGACCATGTCCGCATCCTGCTCGATGCTGCCCGATTCGCGGAGGTCGGAAACCATCGGCTTCTTGTCGGTACGCTGCTCGGAACCACGGTTCAGCTGCGAGAGGGCAATGACGGGCACCTCGAGCTCCTTGGCCAGCAGCTTCAGCGCACGCGAGAATTCGGACACCTCCTGCTGGCGGGATTCGACGCGCTTGCCGGATGACATCAGCTGAAGATAGTCGAGGACCACCAGCTTCAGGTCGTGCCGCTGCTTGAGCCGGCGGCACTTGGCGCGGATCTCCATCAGCGACATGTTGGGGCTGTCGTCGATGAAGAGCGGCGCGTCGTTCATGCGGCCCATCGTGGTGGCGATCTTGCCCCACTGCTCGTCCTTGATCGTGCCCTTGCGCAGATCCTGCAGGCCGATTGTGGCCTCGGCCGACAGGAGGCGCATCGCAATCTCGTTGCGACCCATTTCCAGGGAGAAGAACACGGTGGTCATATTGTTCTTGATCGCTGCCGAACGGGCAAAGTCCAGCGCGAACGTGGACTTGCCGACGGCGGGCCTCGCGGCGATGACGATCATCTGGCCGCCGTGCAGGCCCTGGGTGAGCTCGTCGAGTTCATAGAACCCGGTGGGGACGCCGGTGAGCCCTTCGCCGCGGTGCCCGGCGGATTCGATCTCGTCCACCGTGGACTCGATGATGTCCTTGAGCGGAACGTAGTCTTCGGCGCTGCGCCGCTCGGCAACGGTGTAGATCTCCGCCTGGGCCTGGTTGACGATGTCGTCGACCTCGCCGTCCTGGGAGTAGCCGAGCTGGACGATCTTGGTTCCGGCATTGACGAGGCGGCGGAGCACCGCACGCTCGCGGACGATCTCGGCGTAGAAGCCGGCGTTGGCCGCCGTCGGAACGGACTGGATCAGGGTGTGCAGGTAGGCGGGACCGCCGATGCGGGTGATTTCGCCGCGCTTGGTCAACAGGTCGGACACGGTGACGGCGTCGGCCGGCTCGCCGCGGCCATAGAGGTCGATGACGGCCTCGTAGATGCTCTCGTGCGCGGGCCGATAGAAGTCGTTGCCGCGCAGGATCTCGACGACGTCGGCGATGGCATCCTTGGACAACATCATGCCGCCCAGCACCGATTGCTCGGCGACGAGGTCCTGCGGCGGCGTCCTGGCGAAATCCGGTTCCCGGCTTGTTTGGGCGGAGTCCGATTGAACTGCTGTCACCGCTGCCTGCTTTCTGTCCTCGATGCTGCTTTCTGCCAGCCGGCGCACTCCTCACGGAGCGGCCGGCGGATTCCTGTGTATCAACCGCTTCCGACACTTCCGCCCGGCGCCGGGCAGGGCTGTATAGCCCCGGACGACGCCGAAACAAGGAGGAATACCCGGTACGTTAGTCCTCTTTGTGCGCCCCGCAAAGCCAGTTATCCACCGTGCCTGTGGATACATTGTGGATTGGACGGCGTGTCTTGTGCACAGACTGTGTGGACAACTGTGGATAACGTTGTTAACTCAGCAGTAACATGCCTTTGACCTGCACAAATACCCTGCACAGCCTGTGGATCAAAGAAAATCATCCACATCTTTTCCCCAAAGCTGTGGGTTTGACAAGCATGGGAATGGGCCGTAGGGGCTGATTTTCCACATGGTTATCCACAGGCAAGGCGACTTCTCCCGTGGATAACGCCCTGGCTCTTCGGGGCTGGGCCTGCATCGATGCCTGCTGGGACACGTCCAGCGACCGGCATAGCCCCAAAATCGGGTGGCAGCCATTCCCGACCCCACCGTAGGGTCCTGCCAGCGGGCCCGTAGGATTAATCACATGGAGTCCTTCCTGATCCCCCTGCTGATTGTCGTCGTCGTTGTGGTGCTGGGTCTGCTGGCCATGAAGTATCTGGGCAGCCGTTCCAGGACGGAGAACGACGGCGCGACCCGCGGGCGGTCGTCCCGGGGACCGGCGGCGGTGGCGTCCCGGGAGGAGTCGGTCAAAGCCAGCGCGCGGCTGAACCAGCAGCAGCACTCGGCCATCTACGCGCTGCTGGCACGCGGCGATGCGCTGAACGCGATCATGGAGTACCGGAAGGCGACCGGTGCCAAACTCCGCGAGGCGGCGACCGCCGTCGCGAGCATGTCCACCTATCCGCAGGCCTACGGCGCGCCGCCCGCGCCCTCCACGGAAGCGACCGAGGACGCGCGCGGATCGGGCCGCCCCGGTGACGTCTCCGCTCCGGACCGGCCCGAAGGTGCTGGCCGTCCCGGCACGGCCGGGGAAACCGGTTCAGGCCTGCCCGGAGACGCCGCCGGTCGCGGCCAGGCCGGATCTCCGGGCTCCGGCCCGCTCGGCCCGCCGGCGCACCCCGTGATCCCCGATACTCCCGAATCGCTTGCCGGGCCGGCTCCCGCGCCGCGCCCGGAGGCCGCCGATGCAACCGCGTTCGTTCCGCGGCCGAAGGAGGCGGCAGGGGGCTACCGTTACCGCGCGATTGTGTCCCAGGGCGACGAGATCCGCGAGATCGCCAGCACCCGGCTCAACGACGATGTCTTCGCCCGAATCAAGGACCAGGCCCTCGGCGGCGATCGAGAGGCCGCCGTCCGGCTCCTGATGGAGCACTCCGATGCGGACGAGCAGCAGGCAAGGGACTTCGTCCGCCTGATCCAGCCCGAGCCGCCTGCCAAGCCCGAGGGCTAGGCGGCGAGGACTCTGGCAGACTGAGGCCATGGCTGAGAACAAGACTGCCCCGACGGACGTTCCGGTAGACGGTTTCCTGGCGGGCGTCGAGCATCCGGTGCGCCGCGCGGACGGCGAGGCGCTGCTGGACCTGATGCACCAGTGCACGGGCGAGGAACCGCTCATGTGGGGGCCCTCCATGGTGGGCTTCGGCAGTTACCACTACCGGTACGCGAGCGGACGCGAGGGTGACGCGCTGGCCGTCGGGTTCTCGCCGCGCAAGGGCAACCTGGCGCTATACGGTCTCACGTACGCCCCCGGATCGGCCGAGCTGCTGGCGAGGCTGGGCAAACACAAGACCGGAGCCGCATGCCTCTACATCAACAAGCTGGCGGACGTGGACCTGGATGTGCTGCGCGAACTAGTCACCCTCTGCTACCGATTCATGACCACCCACGACCACGAATCTCTGCAGAGCCGACACTGAGAGAGCGACACTGAGCAGGGGACGAAGGATGTGCGTCAACCGCGCTTTCCGGATTCCCGCTTCAGCCGGGAGGCAATCGCCGCCTTGCGGGCGGCGATGAACGGCTTCCACTGCGCCCGGGGCAGGCCCTTGCCGCCAGTCGGGTCGGACCCAGTGTCCGCGGGTTGGGCCCAGACTTGGATGATGGCCCAGGTCACCGCAGTCAGCGGCACGGCCAGCACGGCCCCGATGATTCCGGCGAGGATGACGCCGGCGGCCAGCGCCAGGAGGATGACCAAGCCGTGCAGGCGCAGCGACCTTCCCATCACAATCGGCTGCAGGACATGTCCGTCGAGCTGGTTGATGCCGATGACGATGGCCACGACAATCAGTGCCACGACGGGCCCGTTGGCAACCAGCGCGATCAGGGCGGCAAGTATCCCGGCCACCGTCGCCCCGACCATCGGGACGAAGGCGCCGAGGAAAACAATGACGGCCAGCGGAAGGGCCAGGGGCACCTGCAGGATGAACAGCGCCGTGCCGATGACAACCGCCTCGATCACGGCGATGATCGCCGTGCCCCGCACATACTGGCCCAGCACGACGAGGGTCCTGGCGCCGGAGCTGCGCAGTCTACGTTGGCGCTCACCGTGGAAGGGCCGAAGGAAGAAGTCCCAGATCCGTCCGCCGTCCTTCAGGAAGTAGAAGAGCACGACGGCGCTCAGCAGGACGCCCGTGATGACCTCAGCCGCCGTCGAAACCCCGGCAAGGGCGCCCGCCCCGAACTGGCTGCTGGTGGCAAACCCGGTCACCGCGTCGATGCCCCTGTCAATCATCGCCTGGTCGATGGGCAGTGGACCGGAAACGACGAATTTCCGCAGCTCCTCGAACCCGTCGGAGGCGGCGGTGACCAGCTCGTCCCATTCGCTGCGGACCGCGAAGACAATGCCGGTGACAATGCCCCCGAGGACCACGATGGCGGCCAGGAACGTGATCCAGGTCGCCAGTGCGTCTGGGAGCCCCTTGCGGCGCAGGAAGGCGACCACCGGGTTGAGCGCCGAGGCCAGGATGAGTGCCACCATGAGCGGGATCACGATGAGCTTGAGCTGTATCAGCCCGTACACGGCAACGGATACGGCGATCAGGAGCAAAATGAACTGCGCGGCGCGGGTCCCGACCCGGCCGAATCCGTCTGCCCATAGTCCTCGAGCCTTCAGAGCACCCACGGTGGACGAGGTTGTTGTCATGGAAACCATCCCCTTATCTACTGCTGTTGCTCCCAGAATGCTCCTTCTGGCGTGGCTGTCCAAGGATGCAGCGGTAACAGGGAAGTCAGTCCTATCCAGCGCCGCCGGGTAACCGGACTGGGCCGGCCCCTGCAGCACGTCTGACGGCCGGGGCAGGGTGCACGCGCGGGCTGGACGGCCGGCTTGGAGCGATTGC encodes:
- the dnaB gene encoding replicative DNA helicase gives rise to the protein MTAVQSDSAQTSREPDFARTPPQDLVAEQSVLGGMMLSKDAIADVVEILRGNDFYRPAHESIYEAVIDLYGRGEPADAVTVSDLLTKRGEITRIGGPAYLHTLIQSVPTAANAGFYAEIVRERAVLRRLVNAGTKIVQLGYSQDGEVDDIVNQAQAEIYTVAERRSAEDYVPLKDIIESTVDEIESAGHRGEGLTGVPTGFYELDELTQGLHGGQMIVIAARPAVGKSTFALDFARSAAIKNNMTTVFFSLEMGRNEIAMRLLSAEATIGLQDLRKGTIKDEQWGKIATTMGRMNDAPLFIDDSPNMSLMEIRAKCRRLKQRHDLKLVVLDYLQLMSSGKRVESRQQEVSEFSRALKLLAKELEVPVIALSQLNRGSEQRTDKKPMVSDLRESGSIEQDADMVILLHREDIYDKESPRAGEADVIVAKHRNGPTKTIVVGFQGHYSRFANMAVESG
- a CDS encoding DUF1801 domain-containing protein — protein: MAENKTAPTDVPVDGFLAGVEHPVRRADGEALLDLMHQCTGEEPLMWGPSMVGFGSYHYRYASGREGDALAVGFSPRKGNLALYGLTYAPGSAELLARLGKHKTGAACLYINKLADVDLDVLRELVTLCYRFMTTHDHESLQSRH
- a CDS encoding TetR/AcrR family transcriptional regulator C-terminal domain-containing protein produces the protein MSGPASAGHGGSQEPGAERARLERGMILDAGVEYVERFGVRQLTMRRLGRELGVEAMSLYRYVHSREDLLDGIVETVVDELYSDPEVTVEPVHGWQDYLLRLAHGLRRLAMARPQVFPLIATRPTEAPWVRPPLRSLRWVESFLAALTASGFSRRAAVDAYRAFSSFLLGHLLLEVSAMGADVGPTEEVEPRPPRAADLSEYPLLQRFQALLSEDRAEQEFEESLEHLLERLDALRN
- a CDS encoding AI-2E family transporter, translating into MTTTSSTVGALKARGLWADGFGRVGTRAAQFILLLIAVSVAVYGLIQLKLIVIPLMVALILASALNPVVAFLRRKGLPDALATWITFLAAIVVLGGIVTGIVFAVRSEWDELVTAASDGFEELRKFVVSGPLPIDQAMIDRGIDAVTGFATSSQFGAGALAGVSTAAEVITGVLLSAVVLFYFLKDGGRIWDFFLRPFHGERQRRLRSSGARTLVVLGQYVRGTAIIAVIEAVVIGTALFILQVPLALPLAVIVFLGAFVPMVGATVAGILAALIALVANGPVVALIVVAIVIGINQLDGHVLQPIVMGRSLRLHGLVILLALAAGVILAGIIGAVLAVPLTAVTWAIIQVWAQPADTGSDPTGGKGLPRAQWKPFIAARKAAIASRLKRESGKRG
- a CDS encoding GNAT family N-acetyltransferase; this encodes MQVIRNNFGASQYDAYVDGAVAGSLHYRIEGDQMWLLYTAVDQEHRDTDLEDRLIRTALADAHSRRLSVLPFCHQVRKRVFNHPVYLQLVPAAERERFRESFEEILKDEAAWRKAEASRAARKPALASVGKAEAA